The Corynebacterium camporealensis genome contains a region encoding:
- a CDS encoding SLC5/6 family protein, which produces MSHTIEPAASQSRLAQTSQHTASDHPENFPKWNKSDMVWALSLFGTAIGAGVLFLPINAGIGGIIPILVMAVIALPMAYWAHRGLARFVLSGSDPEGDLTVVVEEHFGPKAGAVMTVLYFLSVYPILLVYSVTITNTVNSFLENQLGVEPWPRWLMSLLLVGGLIAVVSLGQQVVVNVMSVLVFPFIAVLVGLSLVLIPRWNTALFTTFDPEVAAEASGQSIALTLLLLIPVVVFSFNHSPIISSFAVDSRQKYGAWADKKTGQILLVAESLMVIVVMFFILSTALSLSPADLAAAKEQNITILSYLANHFDSPLIQWVAPIVAIIAVAKSFLGHYLGAAEGFEGIVVKSSKGKLDRNKALALGTLAFMLISAWLVAWADPSILGMIETMCGPTIAIILFIMPMVAIMKVPALKKYRGHLSNYFTLGIGIIAFGTIFYNIIQLFV; this is translated from the coding sequence ATGTCACACACCATTGAGCCAGCCGCCTCACAATCCCGGCTCGCACAAACTTCGCAACATACTGCTTCTGATCACCCTGAAAACTTTCCAAAGTGGAACAAGTCCGACATGGTTTGGGCCCTGAGCCTCTTTGGAACCGCCATCGGTGCCGGCGTTCTCTTCCTCCCCATCAACGCCGGTATCGGCGGCATCATCCCGATCCTGGTCATGGCAGTCATCGCACTGCCAATGGCCTACTGGGCACACCGCGGCCTTGCCCGCTTCGTTCTGTCCGGTTCTGACCCGGAAGGCGACCTGACTGTTGTCGTCGAGGAGCACTTCGGCCCAAAGGCCGGTGCCGTGATGACGGTGCTGTACTTCCTGTCCGTCTATCCGATTCTGCTGGTCTATTCAGTGACCATCACCAACACCGTTAACTCCTTCCTGGAGAACCAGCTCGGTGTTGAACCGTGGCCGCGCTGGCTGATGTCCCTGCTGCTCGTCGGCGGTCTGATTGCCGTGGTCAGCTTGGGTCAGCAAGTCGTCGTCAACGTCATGAGTGTCCTGGTCTTCCCGTTCATCGCCGTTCTGGTGGGCCTGTCCCTGGTACTGATTCCGCGCTGGAACACCGCACTGTTCACCACTTTCGACCCTGAGGTTGCCGCTGAAGCTTCCGGCCAGTCGATTGCACTGACCCTGCTGCTGCTCATCCCGGTTGTGGTCTTCTCCTTCAACCACTCGCCAATCATTTCCTCCTTCGCAGTGGACAGCCGTCAGAAGTATGGTGCTTGGGCTGACAAGAAGACCGGCCAGATTCTCCTGGTTGCTGAGTCGCTCATGGTCATCGTCGTGATGTTCTTCATCCTCTCGACTGCACTGTCGCTGAGCCCGGCCGACCTGGCCGCCGCCAAGGAACAAAACATCACCATCCTGTCCTACCTGGCCAACCACTTCGACTCCCCGCTGATTCAGTGGGTAGCACCGATTGTCGCCATCATCGCTGTCGCCAAGTCCTTCCTCGGCCACTACCTGGGCGCTGCTGAAGGCTTCGAAGGCATCGTCGTGAAGTCCTCTAAGGGCAAGCTCGACCGCAACAAGGCTCTCGCACTCGGCACCCTGGCCTTCATGCTGATTTCTGCTTGGCTGGTCGCCTGGGCTGACCCATCCATCCTGGGCATGATTGAGACCATGTGTGGTCCGACCATCGCCATCATCTTGTTCATCATGCCAATGGTCGCCATCATGAAGGTCCCGGCACTGAAGAAGTACCGCGGCCACCTGTCCAATTACTTCACCCTGGGCATCGGCATCATCGCCTTCGGCACCATCTTCTACAACATCATCCAGTTGTTTGTCTAA
- a CDS encoding tRNA adenosine deaminase-associated protein, with product MSENTYSFAVTVARNEGQWQVREYNDDFETIDTAIAAVRSLRSEGAAFALLCVEDEYFVAVRPVPDGVRLLISDATYALDDDFAEDILDTADLDFPDDDDDEDPEPYGDGDFDIFADLGLSEDQLGYIIDNDEDWPSDMLLRIAGELGFGDELEDVIDQ from the coding sequence ATGAGCGAAAACACGTACTCTTTTGCGGTGACTGTTGCCCGTAATGAGGGGCAATGGCAGGTTCGTGAATACAACGATGACTTCGAAACAATCGATACCGCGATTGCTGCGGTGCGGTCGCTGCGTTCGGAGGGTGCAGCCTTTGCGCTGCTGTGCGTGGAGGATGAATATTTCGTTGCCGTGCGCCCGGTGCCCGACGGGGTGCGGTTGCTGATTTCGGATGCCACGTACGCGCTTGACGACGATTTCGCTGAAGACATCCTCGATACCGCCGACCTGGATTTCCCCGACGACGATGACGACGAGGATCCAGAGCCCTACGGCGACGGTGACTTCGATATCTTCGCTGACCTGGGCTTGAGCGAAGATCAGCTGGGCTACATCATCGACAACGACGAGGATTGGCCGTCGGATATGCTTCTGCGCATCGCCGGCGAGCTGGGCTTTGGCGACGAACTCGAGGACGTCATTGATCAGTGA
- a CDS encoding L-serine ammonia-lyase, with amino-acid sequence MYVSVTDMFKIGIGPSSSHTLGPMKAGLAFIDELEALGRMSEVTDIRVKLYGSLSLTGKGHATDQAVTLGLAGFQPETVDIDMYPLFLAKVNETGRLPIANGKHTVNFPEDEAILFNRDSLPLHENGMTITAYKGQRYILSKTYYSIGGGFITDEEHFGKDSDEVIEVPFDFETAEELMEICEREHMSILEVIWENEKALRPEAETRAHLKKVWDVMSEGIERGSHTEGVLPGPMQLRRRAATLRQQLEEKDGTFDLPVMSWLNMYALAVNEENAAGGRVVTSPTNGACGILPAVLAYYERFHRIPKGQPEDTMLDYFLACSAIGSLYKKNASISGAEVGCQGEVGVACSMAAGGLAQLFGGTPAQVFSAAEIAMEHKLGLTCDPVGGQVQIPCIERNAVGAVDSVSAANMALQRDSEPSVNFDQVVQTMYCTGRDMRERYRETSLGGLALIVKPRVGQKTALPCH; translated from the coding sequence ATGTACGTCAGCGTTACCGACATGTTCAAGATTGGTATCGGCCCCTCCTCCTCACACACACTTGGCCCGATGAAGGCTGGACTGGCATTCATTGATGAGCTCGAAGCTTTAGGCCGCATGAGCGAAGTCACTGATATTCGCGTCAAGCTCTATGGCTCGTTGTCCTTAACGGGTAAGGGCCATGCCACCGACCAGGCAGTCACGCTGGGTCTGGCGGGATTCCAGCCAGAAACCGTGGATATTGATATGTATCCGCTGTTCTTGGCCAAGGTCAATGAGACTGGCCGCCTGCCTATCGCCAATGGCAAGCACACGGTGAACTTCCCCGAAGACGAAGCGATTTTGTTCAACCGGGATTCGCTGCCACTGCACGAAAATGGCATGACCATTACCGCCTACAAAGGTCAGCGCTACATTCTGAGCAAGACCTACTACTCCATTGGTGGTGGCTTCATCACTGATGAAGAGCACTTCGGCAAAGACTCCGACGAAGTCATCGAGGTCCCCTTCGACTTCGAGACCGCAGAAGAGCTCATGGAGATTTGCGAACGCGAGCACATGAGTATCCTGGAGGTTATCTGGGAAAACGAAAAGGCCCTGCGCCCAGAAGCGGAAACCCGTGCGCACCTGAAGAAGGTGTGGGACGTGATGAGTGAAGGCATCGAGCGTGGCTCGCATACCGAAGGTGTGCTGCCTGGTCCGATGCAGCTGCGCCGCCGCGCAGCGACCCTGCGTCAGCAGTTGGAAGAAAAAGACGGCACGTTCGACCTGCCCGTGATGAGCTGGCTGAACATGTACGCCCTGGCTGTTAACGAGGAAAACGCAGCAGGTGGTCGCGTGGTGACCTCCCCGACCAATGGTGCTTGCGGCATCCTCCCGGCAGTGCTTGCTTACTACGAGCGCTTCCATCGCATCCCGAAGGGTCAGCCCGAAGACACGATGCTTGATTACTTCCTGGCATGCTCTGCTATCGGCTCTTTGTACAAGAAGAACGCCTCCATCTCCGGAGCCGAAGTAGGTTGTCAGGGCGAGGTCGGCGTGGCCTGCTCCATGGCCGCCGGCGGCCTCGCACAACTCTTCGGTGGCACCCCAGCGCAGGTCTTCTCCGCAGCAGAGATTGCTATGGAGCACAAGCTCGGCCTGACCTGCGACCCGGTCGGTGGCCAGGTGCAGATTCCGTGCATCGAGCGCAACGCCGTGGGTGCTGTGGACTCCGTCAGTGCCGCCAACATGGCACTCCAGCGCGACTCCGAACCGTCGGTCAACTTCGACCAGGTTGTACAGACTATGTACTGCACCGGTCGCGATATGCGTGAGCGCTACCGTGAGACCTCCCTGGGTGGTCTTGCGCTCATCGTGAAGCCGCGCGTGGGCCAAAAGACCGCGTTGCCCTGCCACTAG
- a CDS encoding helix-turn-helix transcriptional regulator: protein MLKSMENERATAASSSNPVVESYIPLVEFLGAAVGPNCELVLHDLDNPEQSIVAIANGHISGRVVGGPVTNFALWFMRQAEQTRVPSLTGYKSVNNQGRTCRSSSYFIRDEHGALRGMLCINVDMTDIVNIQEAVGHFLGEDMSSMPDKMDAFKLPRNPQPTPRPEVEAAPADADAVEVLGSSVNELLDNMLDSALSTCDIPTDRMRSNERIEVVADLEANGFFLLKGGISAAAHRLGVSEPTIYRYLAQVRG from the coding sequence ATGCTAAAGAGTATGGAGAATGAACGAGCTACGGCGGCATCGTCCTCCAACCCCGTGGTGGAAAGCTACATTCCACTAGTGGAGTTCCTCGGCGCGGCTGTCGGCCCTAACTGCGAACTTGTGCTGCATGATTTGGATAATCCAGAGCAGTCCATCGTCGCTATTGCCAACGGACACATCAGCGGCCGCGTCGTCGGCGGGCCGGTGACTAACTTCGCGCTGTGGTTTATGCGCCAGGCCGAACAAACCCGCGTGCCCTCCCTGACTGGTTATAAATCCGTCAATAATCAGGGGCGCACCTGCCGTTCGTCGAGCTACTTCATTCGCGATGAGCACGGTGCCCTGCGCGGCATGCTGTGCATCAACGTCGATATGACTGACATCGTCAATATCCAAGAAGCCGTCGGCCACTTCCTCGGCGAGGACATGTCCTCGATGCCGGATAAGATGGACGCCTTCAAGCTCCCGCGCAATCCGCAGCCCACCCCGCGCCCGGAGGTCGAAGCAGCCCCTGCCGATGCTGACGCCGTCGAAGTCTTAGGCTCCAGCGTCAACGAGTTGCTCGACAACATGCTGGATTCCGCATTGAGCACCTGCGATATCCCGACTGATCGCATGCGGTCGAATGAGCGCATCGAAGTTGTTGCCGACCTAGAAGCCAATGGCTTCTTCCTGCTCAAAGGTGGAATCTCCGCCGCAGCGCATCGCCTAGGTGTTTCCGAGCCCACGATTTATCGCTACCTCGCACAAGTCCGCGGCTAA
- the mgtE gene encoding magnesium transporter — protein sequence MAENTQPLGTAYTIDETIERLERWLKQDESIDPDQAPELQNLLRQVPLKDLIDVVERQNAIRSAVALRLLTRTKSIQVFDALDSRQQADIIDELGNAEVFEFFDGLEPDDRVSLLDELPAEIADRLLSSLNDFERDVTGVVLGYPKGSVGRRMSPEVPEIVASMSVEEAFQYLHTKADNVETIYLLPVTRGDRRLVGIVSLRQLLRADAEAKVEDIMHEPIFAYSHDDAEETARWFLPLDELALPIVDDSRRLVGLLTWDDAADIIEEEDTEDSARAGGTEALQQPYMSTPLLTLVRKRIVWLLVLAISALLTVQVLDAFEETLAAAVVLSLFIPLLTGTGGNTGNQAATTVTRALALGDVRGKDILQVIWRELRVGMLLGAVLGLLGLGLATLVYGSDIGIVIGATLFLVCAMSATVGGMMPILAKTIGADPAVFSNPFISTFCDATGLIIYFLIAKTVLGL from the coding sequence ATGGCTGAGAACACGCAACCATTGGGAACGGCGTACACGATCGATGAGACCATCGAGCGACTCGAGCGCTGGCTTAAACAAGATGAGTCCATCGATCCAGATCAGGCTCCCGAGCTGCAGAACCTCCTGCGCCAGGTGCCGCTCAAGGACCTCATTGATGTTGTCGAGCGTCAAAATGCCATTCGTTCCGCGGTGGCGTTGCGCCTGTTGACGCGCACCAAGTCCATTCAGGTCTTCGATGCGCTTGACTCGCGCCAGCAGGCCGACATCATCGACGAGCTGGGCAATGCCGAAGTCTTTGAATTCTTCGACGGCCTCGAACCCGATGACCGCGTATCCTTGCTCGATGAGCTGCCCGCCGAAATCGCCGATCGCCTGCTGAGCTCCCTGAACGACTTCGAGCGCGACGTCACCGGCGTCGTGCTGGGCTACCCCAAAGGCTCGGTCGGTCGTCGCATGTCGCCGGAGGTTCCCGAAATCGTCGCCAGCATGAGCGTCGAAGAGGCCTTCCAGTACTTACACACCAAGGCCGACAATGTCGAGACCATTTATCTGCTGCCCGTTACGCGTGGCGATAGGCGACTGGTGGGCATCGTCAGCTTGCGGCAGCTGCTTAGGGCCGATGCTGAAGCCAAGGTCGAAGACATCATGCACGAGCCGATCTTCGCCTACTCGCATGACGATGCCGAGGAAACCGCTCGCTGGTTCCTGCCCCTCGACGAACTCGCCTTGCCCATCGTCGACGACTCCCGCCGCCTGGTCGGCCTGCTTACCTGGGACGACGCCGCCGACATTATTGAGGAAGAAGACACCGAGGACAGCGCGCGTGCTGGTGGTACTGAGGCGCTTCAGCAGCCGTACATGTCGACGCCGCTGCTGACCCTGGTGCGCAAGCGCATCGTGTGGCTGCTCGTGCTCGCCATTTCCGCACTGCTGACGGTGCAGGTCCTCGACGCCTTCGAAGAAACCCTGGCCGCCGCCGTGGTGCTATCTCTCTTTATTCCACTGCTGACCGGCACCGGCGGCAACACCGGCAACCAGGCTGCCACGACGGTCACCCGTGCACTCGCGCTTGGCGATGTCCGCGGCAAAGACATACTCCAAGTCATCTGGCGCGAACTGCGCGTCGGCATGCTGCTTGGCGCCGTCCTCGGCCTGCTTGGCCTGGGCTTAGCGACGCTGGTCTACGGCAGCGACATCGGCATCGTCATCGGTGCCACCCTCTTCTTGGTGTGTGCCATGTCCGCCACCGTCGGCGGCATGATGCCAATTCTGGCCAAGACCATCGGCGCAGACCCGGCCGTCTTTTCCAACCCCTTTATCTCTACCTTCTGCGACGCCACGGGTCTCATCATCTATTTCCTGATCGCAAAAACGGTGCTTGGCTTGTAG
- a CDS encoding nucleoside deaminase: MRRALEVAATTPAGDVPVGAVLYDAHGTELASGVNRREELQDPTAHAEIEAIRAAVQVHGDGWRLTGCELVVTLEPCAMCAGALQAARIGSVVFGAFEPKTGACGSLVDVLRAPGALYIPEVRAGILEGDCQALLRNFFNTLR, translated from the coding sequence ATGCGCCGGGCCTTGGAAGTCGCTGCGACCACTCCGGCAGGGGATGTGCCAGTAGGAGCAGTGCTTTACGATGCCCACGGCACCGAACTGGCCAGCGGCGTCAACCGGCGCGAAGAACTCCAAGACCCCACCGCCCATGCAGAAATTGAGGCAATCCGCGCCGCCGTCCAGGTCCACGGCGATGGATGGCGCCTGACTGGGTGTGAGCTCGTCGTCACGCTCGAGCCCTGCGCCATGTGTGCCGGGGCCCTGCAGGCAGCCCGCATCGGCAGCGTTGTCTTTGGCGCTTTCGAGCCCAAGACCGGTGCGTGCGGCTCGCTTGTCGATGTCCTCCGCGCCCCTGGCGCATTGTATATCCCCGAAGTTCGCGCCGGAATACTCGAAGGAGATTGCCAGGCGTTGTTGAGAAATTTTTTCAACACGTTGCGCTGA
- a CDS encoding YidH family protein, with amino-acid sequence MARFPQSVYGQGEEPDARFSLANERTFLAWIRTSLALIAGGVALEAFDLPLPATLRVIVSSLLLIAAACLPLVAWAHWKASEKAMRTRQPLPFNRALPLLVGLLTVVAIALLIGGWVA; translated from the coding sequence GTGGCTCGTTTCCCGCAGTCGGTCTATGGCCAGGGCGAAGAACCCGACGCGCGCTTTAGCCTGGCCAATGAGCGCACCTTCCTCGCTTGGATTCGCACCTCGCTGGCGCTGATTGCCGGCGGTGTGGCACTCGAAGCCTTCGACCTGCCGCTGCCTGCAACCCTGCGGGTGATTGTCTCCTCGCTGCTCCTTATTGCCGCCGCCTGCCTGCCCTTGGTCGCTTGGGCCCACTGGAAAGCTTCCGAGAAAGCCATGCGCACACGTCAGCCTTTGCCCTTCAATCGTGCATTGCCGCTGCTCGTGGGGCTGCTCACCGTGGTTGCTATCGCCTTGTTGATTGGCGGCTGGGTTGCCTAG
- a CDS encoding DUF202 domain-containing protein, whose product MPSQLFDPGLQPERTRLSWQRTALAFILIMVTAARIVGFSLTAIGILLVIVACWLVWAVRRRAVLIDASLAHTRPLPGGGVLAVLAGLTSVLAIGIVLGLYL is encoded by the coding sequence TTGCCTAGTCAGCTCTTCGACCCCGGCCTCCAGCCCGAACGCACCCGGCTGTCCTGGCAGCGCACCGCACTCGCATTCATCCTGATTATGGTCACCGCGGCGCGCATCGTCGGCTTTTCGCTCACTGCCATCGGCATCCTGCTCGTCATCGTAGCCTGCTGGCTGGTGTGGGCAGTACGTCGTCGAGCAGTACTTATCGATGCCTCCCTCGCCCACACCCGTCCCTTACCCGGCGGGGGAGTACTGGCCGTGCTGGCGGGGTTAACCTCCGTGTTGGCGATCGGGATTGTCCTTGGGTTATACCTTTAG
- a CDS encoding SLC13 family permease, producing the protein MTVPHTHKSTSHTEGEDDLGPQTLEWRRQAIGIFVGLALAALVFFIFPTNAVETVLQSTGADPEVEYSYDALRAVAAMTILMGVWWMTEAIPLAATALLPLVVFPLAGVGTISEVGSPYASATIFLFMGGFLIALALQRWNLHRRMALAVVKLVGTSPKRIILGFMLATGFLSMWVSNTATAVVMLPIGTSVLALTAETVGGMKNQKKFATALILGIAYSASIGSLGTLIGTPPNALLKGYMETSHDIVLGFGTWMIVAMPLAIIFLFIAWFLLITVFKPEMTEIPGGRELINDEIKAMGPWTGPQIITGIIFVGAAVSWVAIPFFVSDQSNYDDAIVGIAAGILLFLIPADPKHGTRLLDWKTANEMPWDVLLLFGGGLSLSAMFNASGLSLWIGEQAKGLAALPMILLIAAVALLVLFLTEITSNTATAATFLPIMGGVAVGIGLTEASEMNVLLLTIPVALSATCAFMLPVATPPNAIAYGSGHVKIGEMIKGGIWLNIISTVLITLTVYLLAIPVFGLVV; encoded by the coding sequence ATGACTGTCCCGCACACTCATAAGTCGACTTCCCACACCGAAGGTGAAGACGACCTCGGCCCACAGACGCTGGAATGGCGTCGTCAAGCAATTGGCATCTTTGTCGGCCTGGCTCTTGCCGCTCTGGTGTTCTTCATTTTTCCGACTAATGCAGTAGAAACCGTTTTGCAGTCCACCGGTGCTGACCCGGAGGTTGAGTACTCTTACGACGCCCTGCGTGCGGTTGCCGCCATGACCATCCTCATGGGTGTTTGGTGGATGACCGAGGCCATTCCGCTGGCCGCGACCGCACTGTTGCCGCTGGTGGTCTTCCCACTGGCTGGCGTCGGCACTATCTCCGAAGTTGGTTCGCCGTACGCATCTGCAACCATCTTCCTGTTTATGGGCGGCTTCCTTATCGCCCTGGCACTGCAGCGATGGAATTTGCACCGCCGAATGGCTTTGGCCGTCGTTAAGCTCGTTGGCACCTCGCCCAAGCGCATCATCTTGGGCTTTATGCTGGCCACCGGCTTCCTGTCGATGTGGGTGTCGAACACCGCAACCGCCGTCGTGATGCTCCCGATTGGTACCTCCGTGCTGGCCCTGACCGCAGAAACCGTCGGCGGCATGAAGAACCAGAAGAAGTTCGCGACCGCCCTGATACTGGGTATCGCGTACTCTGCGTCCATCGGCTCCCTGGGTACCCTGATTGGTACCCCGCCAAACGCCCTGCTAAAGGGCTACATGGAGACCTCCCACGACATCGTCCTGGGCTTCGGTACCTGGATGATCGTGGCAATGCCGCTGGCTATCATCTTCCTGTTCATCGCCTGGTTCCTGCTGATTACCGTCTTCAAGCCAGAGATGACCGAAATCCCAGGTGGTCGTGAGCTCATCAACGACGAAATCAAGGCCATGGGCCCATGGACCGGTCCGCAGATCATCACCGGCATCATCTTCGTCGGCGCTGCTGTTTCCTGGGTTGCCATCCCGTTCTTCGTCAGCGACCAGTCCAACTACGACGACGCTATCGTCGGTATCGCTGCCGGCATCCTGCTGTTCCTGATTCCAGCTGACCCGAAGCACGGCACCCGCCTGCTCGACTGGAAGACCGCAAACGAAATGCCATGGGACGTGCTCCTGCTCTTCGGCGGCGGCCTCTCGCTGTCCGCAATGTTCAACGCTTCTGGTCTGTCCCTGTGGATTGGTGAGCAGGCCAAGGGCCTGGCCGCCCTGCCGATGATCCTGCTGATTGCCGCAGTTGCCCTGCTGGTGCTCTTCCTGACCGAGATCACCTCGAACACCGCAACCGCTGCGACCTTCCTGCCAATCATGGGCGGTGTCGCCGTTGGTATCGGCCTGACCGAGGCTTCCGAAATGAACGTCCTGCTGCTGACCATCCCGGTCGCACTGTCTGCAACCTGTGCGTTCATGCTGCCGGTCGCAACCCCGCCGAACGCTATTGCCTACGGCTCCGGCCACGTCAAGATTGGCGAGATGATCAAGGGGGGTATCTGGCTCAACATCATCTCAACCGTCCTGATTACCCTGACCGTTTACCTGCTGGCTATCCCAGTCTTCGGCCTGGTGGTCTAA
- a CDS encoding CsbD family protein, with product MGDFENKKDDLVGKAKEAAGDATDNDQLSNEGKGEQATADAKEKVSDAVEGAKDKVNEVIGNLKND from the coding sequence ATGGGAGATTTCGAGAACAAGAAGGACGACCTGGTCGGCAAGGCAAAGGAAGCCGCAGGCGACGCTACCGATAACGACCAGCTGTCCAACGAGGGCAAGGGCGAGCAGGCTACTGCTGACGCCAAGGAGAAGGTCTCTGACGCCGTAGAGGGCGCTAAGGACAAGGTCAACGAGGTTATCGGTAACTTGAAGAACGACTAA
- a CDS encoding prephenate dehydrogenase has translation MSSRDVQRPICIIGLGLIGGSLLRDLAAQKHDVYGYNHSTSGARTAIKQGYDVSDNLPELLARAEEEGAMLVLAVPMKAVGEVLDSIQEHAPTCGITDVVSVKTEVRDQVRERGMEDRYVGGHPMAGTANSGWDHSQTGLFKRAAWAITYDYATECEAAGKKIDQFWVDLFADVTRMTQMVGAEAIPVRVINHDAAVARISHLPHVLAETLAVVGDNGGILAQSLAAGSFKDGTRVAGTAPALVRQMCETNSVALVEALDEALELLQEARDSLAAEKPSIAELADAGYRARTRIEARSGARKESVSPLKISSRPVLRLHPGAPSWIAQLRQSESLGGRIEIF, from the coding sequence GTGAGTTCTCGAGATGTCCAACGCCCCATTTGTATTATCGGCCTCGGCTTGATTGGCGGCTCCCTGCTGCGCGACCTAGCTGCCCAAAAGCACGATGTGTATGGCTATAACCACTCCACATCGGGTGCCCGAACAGCGATTAAGCAGGGCTACGACGTCAGCGACAATCTCCCGGAACTGCTTGCCCGCGCTGAAGAAGAAGGCGCGATGCTGGTTCTCGCCGTGCCGATGAAAGCTGTGGGTGAGGTCCTCGATTCCATTCAGGAACACGCCCCTACCTGCGGCATTACCGACGTTGTCTCGGTGAAGACTGAAGTCCGCGACCAGGTGCGCGAGCGCGGGATGGAAGACCGCTATGTTGGCGGTCACCCGATGGCCGGTACGGCGAATTCCGGTTGGGACCACTCTCAGACCGGCCTTTTTAAGCGTGCTGCCTGGGCAATTACCTACGACTACGCCACCGAATGTGAAGCGGCGGGTAAGAAGATTGACCAGTTCTGGGTCGATCTCTTCGCCGATGTCACCCGCATGACGCAGATGGTCGGCGCGGAAGCCATTCCGGTGCGCGTGATTAACCACGACGCTGCCGTCGCGCGCATTTCTCACCTGCCGCACGTACTCGCGGAAACCCTCGCCGTCGTCGGCGATAACGGCGGCATCCTCGCCCAGTCCCTCGCTGCCGGCTCCTTCAAGGACGGCACACGCGTGGCTGGCACTGCCCCGGCACTAGTCCGTCAGATGTGTGAGACCAATTCTGTTGCGCTGGTAGAAGCTCTCGATGAGGCCCTGGAACTCCTCCAGGAAGCCCGCGACTCCTTAGCCGCTGAGAAGCCTTCCATTGCTGAGCTTGCCGATGCCGGCTACCGCGCCCGCACCCGCATCGAAGCACGCTCCGGCGCACGTAAAGAATCCGTCTCCCCGCTGAAGATTTCTTCACGGCCAGTCCTACGCCTCCACCCCGGCGCGCCCTCCTGGATCGCCCAGTTACGCCAATCTGAGTCCCTCGGTGGACGGATAGAGATTTTCTAG